The Lates calcarifer isolate ASB-BC8 unplaced genomic scaffold, TLL_Latcal_v3 _unitig_2026_quiver_651, whole genome shotgun sequence DNA segment AgagttaaagctgctgttttacCTTTGAAGGCATCATTCAGAGGAGCCAGCATAGTCAGAGGCTCAGACCCCGTCAGGTGGGGACTCAGACCGGCTTCGACAAACAGTTTGGTTGCCGTGGCAACAGCCGAACCTTCAGCCAGCTCCAGGAGAGTTTTAGCTGAAACAtggaaaagacatttaaaaccCAGTGACTGATACTGTCACGACTTCAGGTTCTACTGCAGGTAATTTAGACAGATGCAGGAGTATGAGATACTGTAGTACTTCAGTAGTACATGCAGTATGAGTAGTGTCAGTACCTGAGTCGGGGATCAGCAGCTCGTTGATGTAATGGATTACTCCGTTGGTTCCCAGCTGGTCTTTCTTGGTGATGATGGCCTTCCCGTTCAGAGTCATCTGGTCTCCGTCACAGCCGACCTCCAGCACGGTGCCCTGCAGAGTCTCCATCGGTGTCCCCGACACAATCGACTCGGCACAGTGCATGTGTTTCAGAATGTGGTAGTTCAGCAGGTCTGCGGGCAGGAGGGGGGTCAGTGTGAAACTACAGAATGAGCAACTGAGTATCTGCACACGGTGAGTGTCAtagcgcctcctgctggtcacCTTTCAGAGCCACGGGGTCTCCCAGGATCCTGTTCAGGGTCTCCTGAGGAATCTTCTCAAAGGCCTCGTCGGTGGGAGCGAAGATGGTGTACTgaccctcctcctccaacatgGCGGTCAGACCTGTGGCGGCAATGGCCGTCTGAAACACAGCGGAGGAAGTCAGGGACCAAGATCTGGATCTGATTCAGGATCAGACTCACCGATCGACTGAAGGACTCACACGCAGTGTCTCCAGGTCCTCGTCCACGTCAATAAGCGTGTGCACATTGTTGGAGACAGCGGTGATGACACGGTCGACCACGTGCACAATACCGTTGGTGGCATGTTGGTCGGGTTTGATCAGACGAGCGCAGTTCACGGTCACGATCTGAGGAGGCGAGAAACAGGAGTTTTATGTTCATCAGCTGATGATTTactgatgatgactgatgattactgtctgttactgatgatgtgtttacATCATACACCTGttactgtctgttactgtgtctcagtgtgtgtgtcagtgtgtctcagtgtgtcagtgtgtgtgtcagtgtgtgtcagtgtgtgtcagtgtgtgtgtcagtgtgtgtgtcagtgtgtctcagtgtgtcagtgtgtgtcagtgtgtctcagtgtgtctcagtgtatgtcagtgtgtgtcagtgtgtgtcagtgtgtctcagtgtctcagtgtgtcagtgtgtgtgtcagtgtgtgtgtcagtgtgtcagtgtgtctcagtgtgtcagtgtgtgtcagtgtgtctcagtgtgtcagtgtgtgtcagtgtgtgtcagtgtgtctcagtgtgtcagtgtgtgtgtcagtgtgtgtcagtgtgtgtcagtgtgtgtgtcagtgtgtgtgtcagtgtgtctcagtgtgtcagtgtgtgtcagtgtgtctcagtgtgtctcagtgtatgtcagtgtgtgtcagtgtgtctcagtgtgtctcagtgtgtcagtgtgtgtgtcagtgtgtcagtgtgtgtgtcagtgtgtcagtgtgtctcagtgtgtcagtgtgtgtcagtgtgtgtcagtgtgtctcagtgtgtgtcagtgtgtctcagtgtgtctcagtgtgtctcagtgtgtgtctcagtgtgtctcagtgtgtgtcagtgtgtctcagtgtgtgtcagtgtgtctcagtgtgtcagtgtgtgtcagtgtgtgtcagtgtgtctcagtgtgtgtcagtgtgtgtcagtgtgtctcagtgtgtctcagtgtgtgtctcagtgtgtgtctcagtgtgtgtctgacccCGTTGCTGTAGTGGTGGATGTGGACATGGAAGTCCTGGTACATGGAGGCGAAGGAGGATCCGTGTCTCAGCTCCTCGGAGGTCAGGCGGCGGTTCACCATGTGGTAATGAAGAGCATTCAGCAGCTCGATGTTCACGTTGCTCACCAGAGCGTCCAGGATCTCCTGCAGCAGCacgacaacaaacacaacatcaacacacaaactGTCACTATCACATCCTCCACCATCCAGCtgctcactgcagtttttaacaaacaggaggaaacagtgactttgttgaggactattttcagcagcggatgAATCCACCTTTGGCTCTGCAGTGAGTGTTTGTGGTACTGACCGTGGGCAGAGCGGCCCAGGCCTCGTTGCTCGGGGCGAAGAAGGTGAAGCTTCCTGGACCTTCAATCTCCTCCCTCAGTTTGGCTCGGTCGGTGTACATCTGAGTGGTGGAGGCTCCGACTACACCCAGAGTGTTGTAGATGTTCACCAGAGGCAGCGCTGCAgcgacacacacagacacacactcatacacaacatcatcagttcagtcagagctgacacagaaacactgattcTATCTGCTTTAAAACCAAAGAGGAGATTCATCTGGGAAACTCAGACGTCTGTTTCAGGAATGTTGTGTGTTGtatcagaggtcagaggtcagaggtcgtaCCGGCAGGACAGCCCTTCTCTCCAGGAATCTTCTCATAACCAGGACAGCACTCGTAGGTGATCAccctgcagcaggaaacacaccagAGGAAACACATGAGGAGAGTGCTCCTCCCTGTCTGCCCccatctcccccctcctctctctgctctaccTGAACAGTGTCGTCCTTCACTCCGACTCTCGGCTTCAGCCTCAGGTGGAAAAACTCATTTCTCCATAAAACTCAGTTTTCCACCTCAGAGTCTCATAACCTGTCGAAACACTTCTGCTTCAGGAGACACATAAATTCCTGTCTGTGTATAATGATGCTAATAAAGTTATAACTGAGTAGGCTGAGAGAGCAGGTTCAGTCTGACAACACACAGCTACACTTTACATCAAGAGGACTGGacctggatctggatctggacctggatctggatctggatctggttTGTGTAGAGAGGGTTGTGTAGCTGTTGTGTTGGTTCCTGATCCTGGTTGTTGAATCAGCTTGATGAACTCTCAGATCGTCAGATCAGACGTGTGAACATTGTTTGAACGTCACACCTGTCTGCTACAGGGTTTACCTGTTAAACATTGTTGTTGGGGGGCACTGAACAGATCACTGGGTCCATCTgacagacaaccattcacactcattcacataCAGGTGATGATTAACCTGCAGGTGTCCGGACCGAGGAACcagagagaaccagagagaaTATATGAGCTCCACACAGAAACTCATATTCCCCCCTGTGAGCGGGTCTGTGACCGGGTCTGTGATCAGGTCTGTGGTTTGATTCCTCTGAGCCTCTGACTCCAGAGAGCAGCACATGTGGGCTGTAATGAAGCGTGGAGGCCGCGCCGCAGCCTTCATGACTTCCTGTAGAGATTTCCATAATAAATGTGGTTCAGTCGTCTGGGCTCATAAAGCTCATTTcctcagagagaagaagaatcTGCAGCCAGACCAGACGCCTGACGGGGGACCCACACCCACCGCCAGGAAAAACACTAAACCACCAGGAGCCTCCACTGAGCTCCACACTTCCTGTTCACTACAAAATAAAACGCCAGGCTGAAGAGAAAAGTTTGACTCCGCTGGAAACAAGTTTCTGAATAGAACCGTATTTTCCACAGAGTCATTTACTGTTGTAATGTTTTCAGAGCCGACAGTGAACAGGAATCACAGAGTCTgactcctgcagctgcagctacagaaACTGGTCTCTCTGTGGGGTTAGATAAagacacccccccaccccatcagAGCCCAGTGTCTGGTATATATTTATAGAGCACACAgactctgctgcagcaggacCAGGTTTAGGACTGGGTCTGAGGTGAGTCAGTTGATCAGTTggtcaatcaacagaaaactgttttaCCAGTCGATCAATGGCTTCAACAAGTTTTCTATCAAacatctgatctgatctttCTGGGTTTTGTTGGTCAAAGGTTAATTGGTTAACTAGGTTaaagattaatcaataatgaaaacaccaGGTAGCAGCAGAGACCAGAACCACCCACATGAGACCCTGACCCCAGGAAGATCCAGTCCAGGAGCAGGATTATGAAGCTGCTTCCTCTGACCTGCTGACATCTGATGTTTAATCTGTTGAAGCTGAACTCTGATGGTTCGTCTCCTCTCAGCTTTAAACATTCAGACTGTGTTAgtgtcagagcagcttcacaTTAACATGAGAGCAGCAGGTCTTCAGTGGTTTTACAGATAAAGATCAGTGTCTGATATTTTTGGccttaaaatgtttctgttggaCTCTGGGCTCAATAGTTAAACAAACTGGAGGCTCTAATGAAAGACTCTGTTTTTAATCTGTATCTACTGTACAGAACACTGAAGCACTCGAGTCCAGGTCTCAGGTCTCtactgcagcagcttctttaataaaatcaaatgaaccgtgagcagacagagaaagaaaaagctgctgcagcctccaaTCACTtcagcagtaaaatgtaaacagatgGAGATCAGctactgaatgtgtgtgtgtgtgttggcacaCACTCTGGACTGATTATCAAACCAGATGGAATCTCAACTCCCGTTTGTTCTCCACATAAACAAAGATGGCTGCCGTGGatttctgacaaaacaaacagagtgaGGTCGCAGTAATTCAGCCGGGGGGGTCGAACCACCGCAGAGAAACATCCAGCAGAGAAAATACGACTTTAATGTCggacagagaggaaaacctCTGAGGCTCAGAGTCGACCTTCACTCTGTCAAACTGAAGGTTCAGAGACAAACGTTCATTCATCCAGCTGCTGATGTGTCATTAGGACTGAGCCTATCGGCAGGTTAaagagtgaatgagtgaatgaatgagacaGATCGTAGAAACAGAGGAGGATCCAGGACTGAACCCTGTGGAGGTCCACATGAAACCACAGCTCAGTCTGTTTCAACTGTTTGACTGCAGCAGGAATCTGCCTCAGGCTCCGACTCTACAGGAGGTCTACAGCTCCAGGAAAACTTTATTCATTctaaaagaaaagcagaaaataaactgaggcCTCAGAGTTCAGGCTGTTTAATATTAACATGTTCACTGACGGAAATGTGAGACTTCTTCATGAATATAAAGTGTTTTCATCAGTAAATGATGAACTGAGCTGCAGATTAAACAGACTGAACACTGGTTTAACCTGAGATAGTTTAACTTTCTGAAACTGATTCAGATCAGCTGCTGACTTGAGTTCACGACTTTGTTTAAATGGATGTGGTCTCAGTATCAGACTGAAATGAGTTTAGTTTCAGGATCAGAGGactgggtggggtgggggggttatgTGGGGAATTATGAGTCCTCCTtctgctgacctctgacctgctcCACAGAAACCCACAGGCACACAAGCAGACAAAGACTGGACtgttctaacacacacacacacacacacacacacacacacacacacgcacacgcacacacaccaccaccaccaccaccaagtGTAAATGTAATTAATCTGTCAATGATAAGagctgagtgtttgtgtgtgtgtgtgtgtgtgtgtgtgtgtgtgtgtgtgtgtgtgtgtgtgtgtgtgtgtgaggcattCAGGGTCCTCTAACAGCTTCACTTCCTACAAACATCCTCAGAAactctcacttcctctttttcccGTTTCCTGATCTGAACTGAAAGAATCTGTTTATgag contains these protein-coding regions:
- the tgfbi gene encoding transforming growth factor-beta-induced protein ig-h3, yielding MKACVLVLGLGLALVLTVCAARSPYQAVLQHSRIRGRLQGPNVCAMQQIKGTDKKYFTNCKQWYHRKICGKPTVITYECCPGYEKIPGEKGCPAALPLVNIYNTLGVVGASTTQMYTDRAKLREEIEGPGSFTFFAPSNEAWAALPTEILDALVSNVNIELLNALHYHMVNRRLTSEELRHGSSFASMYQDFHVHIHHYSNGIVTVNCARLIKPDQHATNGIVHVVDRVITAVSNNVHTLIDVDEDLETLRTAIAATGLTAMLEEEGQYTIFAPTDEAFEKIPQETLNRILGDPVALKDLLNYHILKHMHCAESIVSGTPMETLQGTVLEVGCDGDQMTLNGKAIITKKDQLGTNGVIHYINELLIPDSAKTLLELAEGSAVATATKLFVEAGLSPHLTGSEPLTMLAPLNDAFKGSVTMTPGIKKLMTNHIVKEQLSSKALYHGQELETLGGLKLRVFVYRNSLCIENACIAAHDKTGRYASMFTVDKVLAPPMGTIMDVLKADDRFSLLVGAIQTAGITELLNQQGALTFFAPTNDAFNALPRPELNKLLRNHQELTGVLRYHLGEGMLVSGGVGSHTRVQPLQGEKLELGVRNYTVYVNKVPVADADLMATNGVVHAINSIIRPLPPKVEREQADGPAAPLRSAASSRADSKSFRNDDLFQKVIRSRSSRTMNQSQ